Proteins encoded by one window of Bradyrhizobium sp. B097:
- the nifB gene encoding nitrogenase cofactor biosynthesis protein NifB: MNAVVGRREYADGPVATGKMMQPAAEHKGCRTSANTGHASCGSRAGQGDLPTGIWEKVKNHPCYSEEAHHHYARMHVAVAPACNIQCNYCNRKYDCANESRPGVVSEKLTPEQAVRKVLAVASTIPQMTVLGIAGPGDPLANPEKTFRTFDLVAKAAPDIKLCLSTNGLALPDHIDTIVKSRIEHVTITINMIDPEIGAKIYPWIFFNHKRYTGIDAARILADRQLQGLEMLGERGILCKVNSVMIPQINDHHLVEVNKAVKSRGAFLHNIMPLISAPQYGTVFGLNGQRCPTAQQLKVLQDACEGEIAMMRHCRQCRADAVGLLGEDRSAEFTIGQVMKMDVKYDLEMRKAYQDRVEDERAAKVTAYQDGLAKFTGEMSEITLLVAVATKGSGLINEHFGHAKEFQVYELSTSGVKFVGHRRVDVYCQDGHGEEDRLSTIIRGIDDCHAVFVAKIGGCPKSNLIKTGIEPVDQYAHEYIEKSASAWFRSYLDRVKSGEIQHAKRGDAAIRQGALISAA, translated from the coding sequence ATGAATGCGGTTGTCGGGCGCAGAGAATATGCCGACGGTCCGGTAGCTACCGGCAAGATGATGCAACCTGCCGCCGAGCATAAGGGCTGCCGCACGTCGGCCAACACCGGCCATGCGAGCTGCGGCTCACGGGCAGGCCAAGGCGATCTGCCGACCGGGATCTGGGAAAAGGTGAAGAACCATCCCTGCTACAGCGAAGAGGCGCATCATCATTACGCCCGCATGCATGTTGCGGTGGCGCCAGCCTGCAACATCCAGTGCAATTACTGTAACCGCAAATACGACTGTGCCAATGAATCCCGTCCGGGTGTGGTGAGCGAGAAGCTCACCCCTGAGCAGGCGGTGAGAAAAGTGCTCGCGGTCGCGAGCACCATTCCGCAGATGACGGTGCTTGGCATCGCCGGTCCAGGCGATCCCTTGGCCAATCCAGAAAAGACTTTCAGGACGTTCGACCTGGTCGCCAAGGCGGCACCCGACATCAAGCTATGTCTGTCGACCAACGGACTGGCGCTGCCGGACCATATTGACACCATCGTCAAGTCTAGAATCGAGCATGTCACCATCACCATCAACATGATCGATCCCGAAATCGGCGCAAAGATCTATCCGTGGATCTTCTTCAACCACAAGCGCTACACCGGCATCGACGCGGCGAGGATACTCGCCGATCGTCAGCTGCAAGGTCTGGAGATGCTTGGCGAGCGGGGTATCCTGTGCAAGGTCAACTCGGTAATGATCCCACAGATCAACGACCATCACCTGGTCGAGGTCAACAAGGCGGTGAAGTCGCGCGGCGCCTTCCTTCACAATATCATGCCGCTGATCTCCGCGCCCCAGTACGGCACAGTATTTGGCCTCAACGGTCAGCGGTGCCCGACGGCTCAGCAATTGAAGGTGCTGCAAGATGCTTGTGAAGGGGAGATAGCCATGATGCGGCATTGCCGTCAGTGCCGCGCCGATGCTGTTGGTCTGCTCGGAGAGGATCGTAGCGCAGAGTTCACCATCGGCCAGGTCATGAAAATGGACGTCAAATATGACCTCGAGATGCGCAAAGCTTATCAAGACAGGGTGGAGGATGAGCGTGCCGCCAAAGTCACGGCCTACCAAGACGGGCTTGCGAAATTCACCGGCGAGATGAGCGAGATCACGCTTCTGGTCGCAGTCGCAACCAAAGGCTCCGGGCTGATCAACGAGCACTTTGGGCATGCAAAGGAATTTCAAGTGTACGAGCTTTCCACATCCGGCGTCAAATTCGTCGGCCACCGTCGCGTGGATGTCTATTGCCAAGACGGTCATGGCGAGGAGGATAGGCTTTCGACCATCATCCGTGGCATCGATGACTGCCATGCGGTGTTCGTAGCCAAGATCGGCGGCTGTCCGAAAAGCAATCTGATCAAGACTGGAATCGAGCCGGTCGATCAATATGCGCATGAGTACATCGAGAAGTCGGCGAGCGCCTGGTTCAGGTCTTATCTTGACAGGGTGAAAAGCGGTGAGATCCAGCACGCCAAGCGCGGCGACGCCGCGATTCGGCAGGGGGCACTGATCTCGGCGGCGTAA
- a CDS encoding Rieske 2Fe-2S domain-containing protein: protein MSEGMIGNLMSDQIEVFAVCPADAIERSGARGFSLSRIDDSGASRPFPIIVVRTFGNEYFGYVNRCPHDSAWLNIGSGEFFSPDRSFLRCGRHGARFEIDTGVCIDGPCNGQALEPVALAVIEGDVCLCGVKLLEDDRLSNPFEDSDETMDIAIHPD from the coding sequence ATGAGCGAAGGGATGATCGGCAACCTGATGAGCGATCAGATCGAGGTGTTCGCCGTCTGTCCGGCCGATGCCATCGAGCGGAGTGGCGCCAGGGGCTTTAGCCTGTCGCGGATCGATGATAGCGGCGCGAGCCGGCCGTTTCCGATCATTGTGGTGCGCACTTTCGGCAACGAGTATTTCGGGTATGTCAATCGTTGTCCGCATGACAGCGCCTGGCTCAACATCGGCTCCGGTGAATTCTTCTCCCCAGACCGCTCCTTTCTCAGATGCGGGCGGCACGGTGCGAGATTCGAGATCGACACTGGGGTGTGCATCGATGGGCCCTGCAATGGACAAGCGCTTGAGCCGGTCGCACTCGCCGTGATCGAAGGTGATGTCTGCCTGTGCGGCGTCAAGCTGCTGGAGGACGATCGGCTTTCCAACCCGTTCGAGGACAGTGACGAAACCATGGATATTGCGATCCATCCCGATTAA
- a CDS encoding DUF3024 domain-containing protein, translated as MNAALMRKVKTGLVPHPNELDRKRIERGLSLRKHYLYVSPNVTPVRGGYLVESPCCSRNIDKDGGLVDVALILYDAVSGIWKLFCKNHAQGIWEFYSLYHRLTSAIDELNADPERLFWR; from the coding sequence ATGAATGCCGCGCTGATGAGGAAGGTAAAGACCGGGCTGGTGCCTCACCCAAACGAGCTCGATCGCAAGCGGATCGAGCGCGGCTTGAGCTTGCGCAAGCACTATCTCTATGTCTCGCCGAACGTCACGCCGGTGAGGGGTGGCTATCTCGTCGAGAGTCCCTGTTGCTCGCGCAATATCGACAAGGATGGCGGTTTAGTCGATGTCGCGTTGATTCTTTATGATGCCGTGAGCGGAATCTGGAAGTTGTTTTGCAAGAACCACGCGCAAGGAATCTGGGAATTTTACAGCCTCTACCACCGCCTGACGTCAGCAATCGACGAATTGAACGCGGATCCGGAGCGTCTGTTCTGGCGATGA
- a CDS encoding 4Fe-4S binding protein, producing MPFKIIASQCTSCSACEPLCPNVAISEKAGGFVIEPAKCTECIGYFEEPQCVAACPVDGTCVIDTSWPPYQAQA from the coding sequence GTGCCATTCAAGATCATTGCCTCGCAATGTACGAGCTGCTCAGCCTGCGAACCCTTATGCCCGAATGTTGCAATCTCGGAGAAGGCGGGGGGCTTCGTCATTGAACCGGCGAAATGCACCGAATGCATAGGCTATTTCGAGGAACCGCAATGTGTCGCGGCCTGTCCGGTCGACGGTACCTGCGTCATTGACACGTCCTGGCCGCCTTACCAGGCGCAAGCCTAA
- a CDS encoding nitrogen fixation protein NifZ, which translates to MSSIVRDSDVVELGGPPVFNFGEKVRANRTIRNDGTYRGKEIGDILVKKGEVGYVISIGTFLQQFYIYGVEFLESGYRVGMKRKELAALDAREETDDLPLPEEAVS; encoded by the coding sequence GTGAGCAGCATTGTTCGCGACAGCGACGTCGTCGAGCTCGGTGGGCCGCCTGTCTTCAACTTTGGCGAAAAAGTGCGAGCCAATCGCACCATCCGCAATGATGGCACCTATCGCGGCAAGGAGATTGGCGACATTTTGGTCAAGAAGGGAGAGGTAGGTTACGTCATCTCGATCGGCACGTTCCTGCAGCAATTCTACATCTACGGGGTCGAGTTCTTGGAAAGCGGCTACCGCGTTGGCATGAAGCGCAAGGAACTCGCGGCGTTGGACGCGCGCGAGGAGACTGATGATCTGCCATTGCCGGAAGAGGCCGTGTCATGA
- a CDS encoding DegT/DnrJ/EryC1/StrS family aminotransferase, which yields MELAERPLDGADSGEANASFIPLSDPDITFAELSAVETLLCSPQISNGRITEAFEHAFAAYLGRKYAVAVSSGTIALLLALKTLGIGPGQEVIASPYSFRETVHAIGLAGARAVFADIDYWSGTLVPAKAEERITVNTRAIVAGNANGHPAPWSELRAIAQRHQLPLLEDSTEAIGSSYKGELVGRFGDLAVFDFAQPLALSCGEGAMVVTDDIDIAVGLRRHCAHRLDERSSVVVGATAPYQCGMSDLTAALGLAQLKRLDEILERRRLVEQLYNAHMQSFEGIKPPYVGPDVTGVNWLLYLVHLGTRFTRSGRDAIVDDLRAAQVEAAAYCHPLHLQRHYFDLGYRRGDFLVAEKIADRALALPFHTHLTNNKIEFVVETMKDASINVGAGAAIY from the coding sequence ATTGAACTCGCAGAGCGTCCGCTTGATGGCGCGGACAGTGGGGAGGCAAATGCATCCTTCATTCCACTGTCCGACCCCGATATCACCTTCGCCGAGCTCTCTGCCGTGGAAACGCTGCTGTGTTCGCCGCAGATCTCCAATGGGCGGATCACTGAAGCGTTCGAGCACGCTTTCGCGGCCTACCTTGGCCGCAAATATGCGGTTGCGGTCTCGAGCGGCACCATCGCGCTCCTGCTTGCGCTGAAGACGCTCGGCATCGGACCGGGGCAGGAGGTCATTGCCTCGCCCTATTCCTTTCGCGAGACAGTCCATGCCATCGGTCTCGCGGGCGCACGGGCGGTATTTGCCGACATCGACTATTGGTCGGGAACATTGGTCCCAGCGAAGGCCGAAGAGCGCATCACGGTCAACACGCGGGCGATTGTCGCCGGCAATGCCAACGGTCATCCTGCGCCATGGTCGGAGCTGCGCGCGATCGCGCAGCGCCATCAGCTGCCGCTTTTGGAGGATTCCACCGAGGCGATCGGATCGAGCTACAAGGGCGAGCTCGTCGGCCGGTTTGGCGACCTGGCGGTGTTCGACTTTGCCCAGCCCCTGGCCCTAAGCTGTGGCGAGGGCGCAATGGTCGTGACCGACGATATCGACATCGCGGTTGGCTTGCGTCGTCATTGTGCCCACCGCCTGGATGAGCGCTCCTCCGTTGTCGTCGGTGCCACCGCACCTTACCAGTGCGGCATGAGCGATCTCACGGCTGCCTTGGGGCTGGCCCAGCTCAAGCGCCTCGATGAAATCCTGGAGCGTCGTCGATTGGTCGAGCAGCTTTACAACGCGCATATGCAATCATTTGAGGGCATCAAGCCGCCTTACGTTGGCCCCGATGTGACCGGGGTGAACTGGTTGCTCTATCTCGTCCATCTGGGAACGCGCTTCACGCGATCCGGCCGCGATGCCATTGTCGATGATCTGCGCGCCGCCCAGGTCGAAGCCGCCGCTTATTGCCATCCGCTGCACCTGCAACGCCATTATTTCGACCTCGGCTATCGACGCGGCGATTTCCTGGTTGCGGAAAAGATCGCCGATCGGGCTCTCGCGCTGCCGTTTCACACCCATCTCACGAACAATAAGATCGAGTTTGTCGTCGAGACCATGAAAGATGCGTCGATCAACGTGGGCGCGGGTGCAGCGATCTACTGA
- a CDS encoding nitrogen fixation protein NifZ, translated as MTEPCFPKYRRGQRVKTAVDIINDGSFPNTEPEGVLLGAGATGEIIRVAIHTEANVPIYTVDFGERLLVGCLEEEITVL; from the coding sequence ATGACTGAGCCCTGCTTTCCGAAATATCGGCGGGGCCAACGCGTCAAAACCGCAGTCGACATCATCAACGACGGCTCTTTTCCCAATACGGAGCCCGAGGGGGTCTTGCTCGGCGCTGGGGCGACCGGCGAGATCATCAGGGTCGCTATCCATACCGAAGCGAACGTGCCGATCTATACTGTCGATTTTGGTGAGCGGCTGCTCGTCGGCTGTCTTGAAGAAGAAATCACAGTGCTTTGA